In Myxocyprinus asiaticus isolate MX2 ecotype Aquarium Trade chromosome 3, UBuf_Myxa_2, whole genome shotgun sequence, the following proteins share a genomic window:
- the LOC127429637 gene encoding E3 ubiquitin-protein ligase DTX3L-like, giving the protein MLSPPLPEIFTKVSLKIDHATLKHLKPSTLEGKTVNVEQKDCYFVASGSFKEVEDIFMTCKTGQTPHDKYSVSKSHASAGLGPAQSDSFTQIEPVEVDETVLYYITEKKSMEFEKIKRNSVSIKQSKRHVTFSSPTGENIHAQFAREQFITLYQKTATGLQTRTYNLDPKNIKYYSAEFPELLINTSKDKRGVTLTGSFISLERFEAFLNGTKKRSWQHQTLNKTKDYGTPYKQPEAQEKTIDQAKEETCPICLDTIKKLECKVLPKCKHCFCNDCLKRAFQLKPACPICGEIYGDLTGTQPKRGTMTVTKDNSSLPGYEKYGTIVINYYLPSGLQGAEHPNPGKPYQGASRIAYLPDSAEGRKVLKLLERAFNQRLTFTIGCSSTTGMNNVVTWNDIHHKTSRSGGPTHYGYPDPDYLKRVQDELKAKGIY; this is encoded by the exons ATGTTGAGCCCGCCATTACCAGAG ATATTTACTAAAGTGAGCCTTAAGATTGATCACGCCACCTTGAAGCATTTAAAACCAAGCACACTTGAAGGAAAAACAGTGAACGTTGAACAGAAAGATTGCTATTTTGTTGCCAGCGGGTCATTTAAGGAAGTTGAAGATATTTTTATGACGTGTAAAACTGGACAAACGCCACATGATAAATATTCAGTTTCGAAAAGCCACGCCTCAGCAGGTCTGGGACCAGCTCAAAGTGACTCCTTTACACAAATTGAACCAGTTGAGGTTGATGAAACTGTCCTgtattacataacagaaaaaaaatccaTGGAGTTTGAGAAAATAAAAAGGAATTCAGTCTCCATAAAACAAAGTAAAAGGCATGTGACCTTTTCGTCCCCGACTGGTGAGAACATTCATGCTCAATTTGCGCGAGAACagtttataacattatatcaAAAGACTGCAACAGGGCTGCAAACGAGGACATACAATTTAGATCCAAAAAATATAAAGTATTACAGTGCAGAGTTCCCAGAACTCTTAATCAACACCAGTAAAGATAAACGGGGAGTGACACTGACTGGCAGCTTCATTAGTCTTGAAAGATTTGAGGCATTTTTGAACGGCACTAAAAAAAGGTCTTGGCAGCACCAAACCCTGAATAAAACAAAAGACTATGGCACACCTTACAAGCAACCTGAAGCGCAAGAGAAAACAATAGACCAAGCCAAAGAGGAGACGTGCCCGATTTGTTTGGATACAATCAAGAAGCTTGAATGTAAAGTCTTGCCTAAATGCAAGCACTGCTTTTGTAACGACTGCTTGAAACGAGCTTTCCAGTTGAAACCAGCTTGTCCGATTTGTGGTGAGATATATGGCGATCTAACTGGGACACAACCAAAAAGAGGGACCATGACTGTCACAAAGGATAACTCTTCTTTACCTGGATACGAGAAATATGGAACAATCGTTATAAACTACTATTTACCAAGTGGATTACAGGGG GCTGAGCACCCAAACCCAGGCAAGCCTTACCAGGGTGCTTCCCGCATAGCTTACCTCCCTGACTCAGCAGAGGGGAGAAAAGTACTGAAGCTTCTGGAGAGGGCGTTTAACCAGCGACTCACTTTCACCATTGGATGCTCATCTACCACTGGAATGAACAATGTTGTGACCTGGAATGACATTCACCACAAGACATCTCGTTCTGGGGGACCAACGCA ttATGGTTATCCGGATCCAGACTACCTGAAACGAGTACAAGATGAGCTAAAAGCGAAGGGAATTTACTGA